DNA from Daucus carota subsp. sativus chromosome 1, DH1 v3.0, whole genome shotgun sequence:
TTTAATGGTTCATTGTTTTCTTAAACCTATAGTATATTTCGTATCACAAAACGACAGCCTCATTTTTAGAAATATTATCATTTACCATTTATTTACATAAACGTGTACAAGCACTACAGGTTATCTCTTGTCATGTATAAAACTGTTTTTCTTCCCCGCTGTTTGATCcggtataatatatatatatatatatatatatatataggccacgTGTTAAAATGAAACGCATTATCTACAGAATACAGAGAAGGATTGCATTTATTTTTGTAACGAAAAAACCAAGATAACATTTGGTTTTTAATATACATCCATAAATTACTATACCATTAGAAGTCAATAGCATAATAtgcaatatcaaaattttagatGTATAATACAAGTCTTCACGTACTGAGCAAGTACAGTAACTGTAGGCTGTATCAcgtacatgtttttttttctgGACATTACTAGGTTAGTAGATCAACTCAGAAACGTAGTAACTTCATTGGTTATTATTATGTATCATTCACAAAGTGTTATGTACTTGGGGAAAGAGACATATTTCATACTCGAGAAGTTACTAATGTGGCATAGCGACCATGAGTGAAGTGGTCAGATTTGagtccccctccccctctccctaTCACTTTGATTGTGAATGATAGATAAAGACGTGCCTGCTCTGTTGCCAAAACTCTTTAACTTACTTATATTATAGGGCTGATATGAATATGAGGATAGGTCAAAGATCATGTACAGTAAGACCATTTGAACATGTCAAAAACATATGCTCTTCCAATGGGGCCTTTTGGTTTCATTTTAATGTCAACCTAGCTGCTCTTTCTAGTTACATTCTCAAATTTAcaataattttcttttgtaaaacTCTTTTGCAAACTTCCCAGACACCTGTAGCAATGTTTGCAGAAGGTCCTCAGCCATATTTGGAAGTTGTGAAACCAGGCACGGCTGAGTTCTGTTCTTCCATCACACGCAAGCTGCTTAATTATGAACTTTCTCAGTTTCTTTCTCGTTATTTTCTTCTGCCGCTGAGATACAAGTTGAagaatgcaatttttttttgtgaacccCAGAATAGATACGATTTGCAGCAAATTTGCCCACGTTCCTGTTTATCACGGTTCTGTCTGCATGGTGGATGCTGAAGAACAGCTATTATCTGCTGAGCAGACTCTGCAGTCGAAGCTTCAAGGGAAATCCCGTGGAACACCCATTTTAACAGCATATTTCCATGTCCCtgtattttttttcctgaaaccATTCCCCTGAGCTAATGCAACCTCCTGGCTGGTGCTGGTTTGTTAGTGGGGGAGATCTTGTCGAAATAAAGCGAGTATAGTTTTTGTCCTGTCCGTGCATGTAGGGTTTCCtcgagtaaattgtgtttccaCAGGAAAGCACTTGTTtccttttaattatattttatcgatCTGAAATTACTTTTGAATTTTAACTGAGCACTAGCATCTTGCTGGTGCTTATTTCACTAGACAGAATATATACGCACATCATACATGCTCCCATATACATTCATTTGAACCAGAATTTGAAGTTCCGATCTCTGCCTCTCACATGGAAGGAGGTTTGCGGTACAGCTGGCGTAGTTCCCCTTATTCGTGTCAggactttttctttttcttttttggattATGTGcacttacaaaattaaaaattcaagtaTGCATGAAGGGGGAGGGAGGGGGGTTTGGGTTGGACTTTGTCATGGGAAAGTGTGTTGACGGCCTTCACCAAACGCCACTGAGCAATTTGCCTTTGCCTAAATTGCTTGTGTTATAACTTTTACTTTTTTGatcatgcatttaatctttCAAGGAGTTTTGACCACAAAGGAGTGATATAGCATCTCAAATTTCCGTTTCTGCTTGATTGTCTCTTAGTTGAACACTTTGATTATCTGCCTGTACAGAATGTgtattttgttttgttctttTATGTCCCTCAAAACATATGTGGAATTTTGTAGATGGTTGTGATATTGTATCGGTTTTATGAATGTTCAACAAATGCAGTTCATGACAGCTACATGCTATTCAGATTTATAAAACTGTGGTTGATTTAGAATTCCAAATATGTCATACGATACGACATATCACAGCATGATAATTGAGTATTACGACAGTGCTGgtgtttatttattcaaaagagTTTCTCTGGTACTCTGTTGCCTCTTACTGTGCTGTCTAGCTTTTAAATTGGTTTCAATTGCTCAGGATTTTACTACTAAAATGGCATTCACTATGTCATTGCTTCTCTGAACAAAGGCGCAACTGAGATCTACAGTATTGTTATATTTGAAGACTTAGCTTTCAATCTGTGTCAAGAGGTGTTATTTGCAAGTAAAAATGGATACAAAGTTCGCAAAGGTATTGGATAGTCGCAGATCTCTGAATGATATGAAAAGGAAGAGGGCACTTCAATGTAAGGCGAATAATACAAAAGCAGCCACTGGCACTAATATAGCACCACAACCTGTTTTTGAGTCTTCGCCCAACAAGATAAACAAGACAACTAAGCGTAGAAAGCTGGATATATCAAAATCACAATATGGTTGGTGCAGTTCGCAATCAAAAAGTTCTCTGCTGAGatattattcaaatttcaaaaggaGTGCTCCTCCGGCACGCTTGATGTGTTACCAGAAAGGTGAATGGACCAATCTTCCTCAAGATGCTGTGACTTCAGTTAGAAAGGACTTCCAAATGAAGAAAGCAGTCTTGGAGGTAGAGCTTAGCGGAAAATTATTTCTAATGGACTTCCTGCACATGATGAAACTGGATTTAGAGACCGGCACACAGCAGCCCATTGCCTGGATCGATGAAGAGAATACTTGCTTTTTTCCAGAAATATTCTTAAACCAAGAAAAGATTAATGAGTGTTATGGTGAAAATGATCAAGTTTGTGGACATATAGTCCCGGAATCTCATGGGTCCAATGATTTGAAGCTTCAGCTTGAGATTGACATTAGTGGATTAGATTACTTGAAGATGAAGGAATCTACTGGTGAATCAGATGATATAGTGAGGCAAGTTAAAGTTGTTAAAAAGCCCGCGATAGATGCAGAAGCTGACAACAGTTGCATCAGAGTTTCTAATGATGAGGCTTGCGAGGCTTTTGGTGAAAATCAGCAAGGTGATAACGTGGTTCGGCATGATCGTGGAAGTATTGATTCCAATACTGTTCGGGAAATGATTCTCAAGGCTTTTAGCTTATTCAAGGTAGACAAACTTGAGGTATCTTGTGGTTCAGGTATGACAATGCAGGCTCGCTCAGAACTTTTTCAGAAGCAGGTTGAGATCACAGAAAAGTATCATGGAGATGCAAATGTTAAATATGCCTGGCTTCCTATTTCTAAAGGTGAATTTTCCAATGTCATGACTTATGGGCTTGGGGAGTGTGAAATGTCGAAAATGAAGTCTGCATATGGCTCTGGTATTCTCCTTTTACCTTTACATTGCGCTCGGAGCAGGTCAGTACATACTTCGTACTTCTATTGAAAGTTTAGTTGGTTAAGAATGTTCTTATGGTTTGTTGTATGACCACTTCTGTATTAAattgttcttgtttttgttAGACAACTAAGAAGGAATGTCTTACTAGTGAAGTGGTTTGTATAGCTTACTTAAATACTTTGTGCATATTGTTTCCTCACTCCTTTGACGTAAATGTACGTATCTCTAAGATTTCTTGAACAAGCAGCTGTACGTCTAGATGAACCAGTATCCTGAGTTGCATGACAGTATGGGTGTGTGTATTGCAACATAGTTCTTTAGTGATTATTCTGTTTTGGACGTCCTCCACTGGCCCATAAAACCCTATTTGGTTCTTTGTGCCCTTTAGATGTTATCATGTTTGATTTCAATAGCTTGAATATTTGATTACCTTTTACTTTTAGAGTCTGTAGCATGTATAGATCATTGCAATCGAAATATATTTAATACCTGCTCGCTGCTCCTAGTTAATTTATTACTTACATCATCTTTTGATATGTTGTATGCTACATGCACGCTTAtacttttctaattttttgcaGTGCGAGTTACTGTGATGTTGACGAAAATGGGGTTCGATATGTTATTTTATGTCGTGTTATAATGGGAAACGTCGAGGCTATCTATCCTGGATCGAAACAGGCGCATCCCAGTTGTGAGAGTTATGATAGTGGGGTTGACGACCTTAATGATCCTAGGCACTATGTAGTGTGGGGTACAAAGAAGAATACTCATGTTTACCCACTGTATGCTGTTAGTTTTAAGATTTCCTCTGAAGCTGGAGGTAATTGTTTGATTAATTGGTGTTTCTTTATTCCTTTTTTTGGCTCGATATAATTACTGCATATGATCACGTGTTGCAATGTATAATTCTGTTATacattggaagttgtttgtTTGATGGTAGGCTATTACTAGCACAATCATGATGTGTCTGTTTGGATGTTGTGAAATTGTCAGTCAGTCTGGGTGTTGGCGTGTTGCTAGTACAATTTGTGGTCTTGATAGAACTTTATGTTTGAGAACTGTATTCTGCTTCCACAGGCCGAATGGGTGGTAATGGGAACAAGCTTAATATCTCAGGAGTCACTACTTGTCAAGGACCTGATGCTCAACTGCAATCAAATTCTGGCTCTCCTGATATGGTAAGTATGTGGCCCTGCCAAAGGCTATGTGCATTCCCAAATCTATTCATGTCTTTTAATTTTGATAGTCCTTGCAAGTTAATGAATATTGAGTGCAGAGCTGGTGACTCGAGTGATAGGATCGTATTAATCTTTGGCCCTCTTCTATTAAACCAGCTACATTATCACAGTTACGGGGCTTCTTATTCAAGTGATATACGCGGGTTTAGTGCTCAGAGAATTTTCTATAACCTAATGAAAAGAGgcattttgaatttaaaatggTTAGCATGCCCGAGAATTCGTTTTTATTGCTTGAATCGATCCCAACATTATAGAAATGTGTGTACATATGATATAGTGTATGTATTAGAATAGGCACATAAATATTTCTAGAAAATGCTTAGGGTAGATACGTAAGTTTAGAAATCCTGTGCTCCATGCCAAAATAACATGTCGTTATGGTGATATTCGCACATTGAAAAGAAATCATAGCATTGCATACTTGATATATAaaatgttattatatttaataacattTTATATATCAAGTATAGAATGCTATGATTATAGATTAGTGTTGAGCCGACGTTCCTGTTGTACATGTATTTCTGGTTCCTTGCTTCTCCTGTAGTCCGGGAATTTGTGAAGGCTGACTTATGCTGATGTCTTAACgacttattttattttccagGATTAGGATACCATTTAGCTTTGTATATGACGTGCACATGACATGACCCCTTGAGACAGCGCTAACAATTTCTGGTACCTTATGGCCAGTTTTTGCCTGACTTCTGGTTGCTTATGAAAATGGTTGTTTTCAGGTTTCAGTTCCAAAAGCTCAAGTAGCCGCTGAAAATATTGGTTCACACTCACCAAAGTCTCCTAAATCTCCTTGGATGCCTTTCCCAATGTTGTTTGCAGCTATTTCTAATAAAGTTCCCTCTAGCAAAATGAACCTTGTCAGTAACAATTATGAGTTATTCAGGGTATGGCTGAAACtgcaaatttaattatttacataaaccAACCCTTGcttcatttattaaatttactCTTTATAGTCTTTAATTGAATTCATAATTTTTCCCTTGATGTTGTGGCAGAATCAAAAGATAAGCCGGGATGATTTTGTGCGAAGGCTGAGGGCTATCGTCGGAGATGCACTGCTGAGGTCAGCAATATTAAATCTGCAAAATGAGGTATTTAACTGCAGCTTTTGAACAATGTGGTAAAGACTTTGTTGTACGTTCTTTTTTTTAGTGCCGTGATATAGTGTCTATTGGTAGGAAGCAAGATGCCTCATGTTATTGCCCGACTGCAAGTATTTGGATGCTCCTTAATTTCTTACCTAGACAAAGTCAGATTTATTGCTATCAGTGCGTATTATTTTTTGTTGACAAATTTCTAGTCTGGATGCATTATACATGATTCTCAAGGGGAGAGTGTTGTACCATTAATGcattacatatttatttttaggTTTCTTTACGTTCTGTTTTTTAATTGTTGGAATATACAGTCCATTGGGAACGGCATGCTCAACTGCAAATATTTGGATGCCTTAGTTTTAATATTTCATGTACGTTACCTTTTTgcttatctgatctgattgtaCATCTTCCTGGGCTACTCATTTCTTCACAAAGTAGCTGTGGAATAGTCGTTTCTAAGACCTGCTCAGTCTACCGATTGAAATAATCCTTTGTATTACTCATAGGAAACAGCCTCTCAGCTCTTTAAGAGTTTGTGTGACCTACATGTAAACCTTTGACTAATCTACTTTCAAAGGTGTGCTGACTTGGTTAGATTTTATTGGTATATCATATTTTACAACTTATGCAGCTAGATTACAAATGAAAGCAACTTGCATCTCAGTGATTTGCATTTGCCTCCAGCTTCATTTTCTATGTTTGGTGGAATTAATTCAGAATTTTCCTTGTTTTCAGCTGTATTACCATATTCTATTAATGAAGTTTCTGTTCCTGGCAGGGACAGGATCGTTGTGTGGATGCTGTAGGCCGCTCCAGATCAGCTCACTAGGACAATTGCAGC
Protein-coding regions in this window:
- the LOC108202795 gene encoding inactive poly [ADP-ribose] polymerase RCD1 gives rise to the protein MDTKFAKVLDSRRSLNDMKRKRALQCKANNTKAATGTNIAPQPVFESSPNKINKTTKRRKLDISKSQYGWCSSQSKSSLLRYYSNFKRSAPPARLMCYQKGEWTNLPQDAVTSVRKDFQMKKAVLEVELSGKLFLMDFLHMMKLDLETGTQQPIAWIDEENTCFFPEIFLNQEKINECYGENDQVCGHIVPESHGSNDLKLQLEIDISGLDYLKMKESTGESDDIVRQVKVVKKPAIDAEADNSCIRVSNDEACEAFGENQQGDNVVRHDRGSIDSNTVREMILKAFSLFKVDKLEVSCGSGMTMQARSELFQKQVEITEKYHGDANVKYAWLPISKGEFSNVMTYGLGECEMSKMKSAYGSGILLLPLHCARSSASYCDVDENGVRYVILCRVIMGNVEAIYPGSKQAHPSCESYDSGVDDLNDPRHYVVWGTKKNTHVYPLYAVSFKISSEAGGRMGGNGNKLNISGVTTCQGPDAQLQSNSGSPDMVSVPKAQVAAENIGSHSPKSPKSPWMPFPMLFAAISNKVPSSKMNLVSNNYELFRNQKISRDDFVRRLRAIVGDALLRSAILNLQNEGQDRCVDAVGRSRSAH